Proteins from a genomic interval of Rhinoraja longicauda isolate Sanriku21f chromosome 16, sRhiLon1.1, whole genome shotgun sequence:
- the LOC144600783 gene encoding uncharacterized protein LOC144600783, which yields MGHPERTSLTGERRRAEQGPPRLRTSRPEADAGEFEPTALPQKSSEYPQEEGTRHLSLWLDKASSDYPTWRVAKTLKRWRNRANVGPVGWDSVSQPSWKFTYQQAHTKERPFVCSLCGKGFTHSSHLLTHQRIHTGEKPYNCTLYGKGFTKSSKLKAHYQVHSEEKTFNCSNCEKSFKSSHYLRRHQQVHTTERPFTCSVCEKGFTRSYSLLLHERVHTGKRPYACSKCGKGFNQSSDLLRHQRVHTGERPFTCAMCGKGFTRSSNLLVHERVHIGKRPFSCSVCEKGFNQLAGLLIHKRVHTGERPFSCSACGKRFISSSNLLVHQRVHTGERPFSCPVCGKGFTCSSNLLVHQRIHTRERPFPCSICGKGFTQLSNLQTHQRVHS from the exons AGCGCACGTCACTCACAGGGGAGAGGAGGCGGGCGGAGCAGGGACCGCCGCGCCTGCGCACCTCGCGGCCAGAAGCTGACGCAGGAG AATTTGAAccaactgcactgcctcaaaagtcATCAGAATATCCACAAGAAGAAGGAACGAGGCACCTGAGTCTGTGGTTGGACAAGGCTTCAAGTGATTATCCAACCTGGAGAGTCGCAAAGACACTGAAGCGATGGAGAAACCGTGCAAATGTGGGGCCTGTGGGATGGGATTCAGTTTCCCAACCCAGCTGGAAATTCACCTACCAGCAGGCTCACACCAAGGAGAGGCCGTTTGTCTGCTCCTTGTGCGGGAAGGGATTcacacactcatcccacctgttgACGCACCAGCGGATTCACACCGGGGAAAAGCCATACAACTGCACCTTGTATGGGAAGGGATTCACCAAGTCGTCCAAGCTGAAGGCGCACTATCAGGTCCACAGCGAGGAGAAAACATTTAATTGTTCCAACTGTGAGAAGAGCTTCAAAAGCTCACATTACCTGCGGAGGCACCAGCAGGTTCACACCACAGAGAGGCCATTTACCTGCTCTGTATGCGAGAAGGGATTCACTCGTTCGTACAGCCTGCTGCTGCATGAGCGGGTCCATACTGGGAAACGACCGTACGCCTGCTCCAAGTGCGGGAAAGGATTCAACCAGTCGTCCGACCTGCTGAGGCACCAGCGGGTTCataccggagagaggccgttcacctgcgcCATGTGCGGCAAAGGATTCACTCGATCGTCCAACCTCCTGGTCCACGAGCGGGTTCACATTGGGAAAAGGCCGTTCTCCTGTTCCGTGTGCGAGAAGGGATTCAACCAGTTAGCCGGACTGCTGATACACAAACGGGTCCACACCGGGGAGCGACCTTTCTCCTGCTCTGCGTGCGGGAAGAGATTCATCTCTTCATCGAACCTGCTGGTTCACCAGCGGGTACACACCGGAGAACGGCCATTCTCCTGCCCTGTGTGTGGGAAAGGATTCACTTGTTCATCCAACCTCCTGGTGCACCAGCGCATTCACACCAGGGAAAGGCCGTTCCCCTGTTCcatctgtgggaagggattcactcagTTGTCTAATTTACAGACGCACCAGCGAGTTCACAGTTGA